The following are encoded together in the Myxococcus xanthus genome:
- a CDS encoding TolC family protein — translation MKTWSSSRWKRPAAGTLVASMLTLGGCVTVPLANDARDVHTTLSARWTPGDPMAGLTSEALRGEDADAAVRALLAQPLTADTAVRIALLNNRDLRAAMHALGIATGNLVQMSLPPNPEVELEMRKPTRGGQPLQGDIGLEYDLSELILLPQRRGVAQAERAAERALTAGEVLHVAYRTRLGFYEVQARHQQLELRNRALQVAQAGYGTAVELEKAGNVRALEVATERSAVESARLAVAEAENALLDSREALNVLLGLFGPRTQWTVDSPLADPVNDLDSGEGLEARAIEASLDLAELRGRMEAADRRHRLARTEGFLPHLSGGFHGEKDEDRWEMGAHLTVGLPLFDRKQGVRMAALSSRESLKARYEATATAIRASLRQASGRVESTGRRARHVRDVLLPARRQVLDETVLQYNAMQVGVFEVLRAQAAVTDTASTYVETLLDHHRARSALEQLLAGRHQGLELGSIRVSSMSASSGPAAAADAH, via the coding sequence ATGAAGACCTGGTCATCGTCACGCTGGAAGCGGCCCGCCGCAGGTACCCTCGTTGCATCCATGCTCACATTGGGGGGATGCGTCACCGTTCCCCTGGCGAATGATGCGCGTGACGTGCACACGACGCTCAGCGCTCGTTGGACGCCTGGGGACCCGATGGCCGGGCTCACCAGCGAGGCCCTCCGGGGAGAGGACGCGGACGCGGCAGTGCGGGCGCTGCTGGCCCAGCCGCTCACCGCCGACACGGCCGTCCGCATCGCGCTGCTGAACAACCGCGACCTGCGCGCCGCGATGCACGCGCTGGGCATCGCCACTGGCAACCTGGTGCAGATGAGCCTTCCTCCCAATCCAGAGGTGGAACTGGAGATGCGAAAGCCCACCCGTGGCGGGCAGCCGCTGCAAGGGGACATCGGGCTCGAGTACGACCTGTCCGAGCTCATCCTCCTGCCGCAGCGTCGCGGGGTGGCCCAGGCCGAGCGCGCGGCTGAGCGCGCACTCACGGCGGGCGAGGTGCTGCATGTGGCCTACCGCACGCGCCTGGGCTTCTACGAGGTCCAGGCCCGGCACCAGCAACTGGAACTGCGCAACCGGGCGCTGCAGGTCGCACAGGCGGGCTACGGCACGGCGGTGGAGCTGGAGAAGGCGGGCAACGTCCGCGCACTGGAGGTGGCCACCGAGCGCTCCGCCGTGGAGTCCGCGCGCCTGGCCGTGGCCGAAGCCGAGAACGCCCTGCTGGACTCGCGCGAGGCCCTCAATGTGTTGCTGGGCCTCTTCGGTCCCCGCACGCAGTGGACGGTGGATTCGCCGCTGGCCGACCCAGTCAACGACCTGGATTCGGGGGAGGGGCTGGAGGCGCGCGCCATCGAGGCGAGCCTCGACCTGGCCGAGCTGCGCGGCCGCATGGAGGCCGCCGACCGGCGCCACAGGCTCGCGCGGACGGAGGGGTTTCTGCCCCACCTGTCCGGCGGCTTCCACGGCGAGAAGGACGAGGACCGGTGGGAGATGGGGGCGCACCTCACGGTGGGGCTGCCGCTGTTCGACCGCAAGCAGGGCGTGCGCATGGCGGCCCTTTCTTCGCGTGAGTCCTTGAAGGCCCGTTACGAGGCCACGGCCACCGCAATCCGCGCCTCGCTGCGCCAGGCCAGCGGCCGAGTGGAGTCCACGGGGCGACGAGCGCGGCACGTCCGTGACGTGCTCCTGCCGGCCCGGCGCCAGGTGCTCGACGAGACGGTGCTCCAGTACAACGCCATGCAGGTGGGCGTCTTCGAGGTGCTGCGTGCCCAGGCCGCCGTGACGGACACGGCCAGCACCTACGTGGAGACGCTGCTCGACCACCACCGCGCCCGCTCGGCGCTGGAGCAACTCCTGGCGGGCCGTCACCAAGGCTTGGAGTTGGGCTCCATCCGCGTTTCGTCGATGAGCGCGAGCTCCGGTCCAGCCGCCGCGGCGGACGCGCACTGA
- a CDS encoding multicopper oxidase family protein: protein MATLRQPRVAPPYPEDTPSTGRVREFELVAAPTALPLLDGRSLEVWAYNGQVPGPTLRATHGDTVRVRFTNKLPQPTTIHWHGIRLPNGMDGVPGVTQPPIPPGGTFLYEFKVKDAGTYWFHPHLRGSEQVERGLFGVLIVEDQKPGPFSRELVWVLDDWRLDASGQIDGRFNTRHDLAHDGRWGQVSTVNGAVQPEVPLQPGERVRLRMVNVANGRVFAPSFEGLGASVIAIDGLATDRPQPASRLELAPGNRVDLDFTVPEALSNQRMEVMDHFTRRPFPLATLVVSGEVVRPPEVAAVAPPPSPDLSPARALQPAETFRLNARRGGPFGIEWTINDEAFHHEGEHASAHHKVYRLPAHQWATLRFVNESSRLHPMHVHGQFFRVVARNGASVDEGHWRDTVLIRPRETVDVAMFPQDVGAWMLHCHIQEHAEAGMMTLVDVHAEGSQ, encoded by the coding sequence ATGGCGACGCTCCGGCAGCCGCGCGTGGCACCGCCCTACCCTGAAGACACCCCGTCCACGGGCCGCGTGCGCGAGTTCGAGCTCGTCGCGGCCCCGACAGCCCTCCCGCTCCTGGATGGCCGGAGTCTGGAGGTCTGGGCCTACAACGGCCAGGTACCCGGCCCCACCCTTCGCGCCACCCATGGCGACACGGTCCGCGTGCGATTCACCAACAAGCTGCCGCAGCCGACGACCATTCACTGGCACGGCATCCGTCTTCCGAACGGAATGGACGGCGTGCCCGGGGTGACCCAGCCTCCCATCCCACCTGGGGGAACCTTCCTCTATGAGTTCAAAGTGAAGGACGCAGGAACCTACTGGTTTCACCCGCACCTGCGCGGGAGCGAGCAAGTCGAGCGAGGGCTGTTCGGCGTGCTCATCGTGGAGGACCAGAAGCCCGGTCCTTTCTCACGCGAGCTCGTCTGGGTGCTCGACGACTGGCGACTCGACGCGAGTGGCCAGATTGACGGCCGATTCAACACGCGCCACGACCTCGCGCACGACGGCCGCTGGGGGCAGGTCTCCACGGTGAACGGGGCTGTCCAGCCAGAAGTCCCGCTGCAGCCCGGCGAGCGGGTGCGACTGCGGATGGTCAACGTTGCAAACGGGCGCGTGTTCGCGCCTTCCTTCGAAGGGCTGGGCGCATCTGTCATCGCGATCGACGGGCTGGCCACGGACCGGCCGCAGCCGGCCTCCCGCTTGGAGCTCGCTCCAGGGAACCGCGTCGACCTGGACTTCACCGTTCCCGAGGCGCTGAGCAACCAGCGCATGGAGGTGATGGACCACTTCACCCGCAGGCCGTTCCCTCTCGCAACGCTGGTGGTGTCTGGAGAGGTCGTGCGGCCACCCGAAGTGGCAGCAGTTGCCCCGCCCCCGAGTCCTGACCTCTCTCCAGCGCGTGCACTGCAACCCGCGGAGACCTTTCGGCTGAATGCGAGGCGAGGAGGCCCCTTCGGCATCGAGTGGACCATCAATGACGAGGCGTTCCACCACGAGGGGGAGCATGCCTCCGCGCACCACAAGGTCTACCGGCTCCCTGCCCACCAATGGGCCACGCTGCGTTTCGTCAACGAGTCCTCCCGCCTGCACCCCATGCACGTGCATGGCCAGTTCTTCCGGGTGGTGGCACGCAATGGTGCATCGGTGGACGAGGGACACTGGCGCGACACCGTGCTGATTCGTCCAAGAGAGACGGTGGATGTGGCGATGTTCCCGCAGGACGTGGGGGCCTGGATGCTCCACTGCCACATCCAAGAGCACGCCGAGGCTGGGATGATGACGCTCGTGGACGTCCATGCGGAGGGTTCCCAGTAA
- a CDS encoding cupredoxin domain-containing protein, which produces MLDSIEVGVVSGSVLAAAATVLFFFGPRQRTRARSEVGGAQEVDLMVDGGYRPDRIVVRAGVPVKLNVLRTDRSACSEQIVLGDLGVSRTLPTGRVVTIDLPALTPGAYDFTCGMSMLRGRLIAEV; this is translated from the coding sequence ATGTTGGATTCTATCGAAGTGGGAGTCGTCTCTGGCAGCGTGCTGGCCGCGGCGGCCACCGTCCTGTTCTTCTTCGGCCCGCGCCAGCGCACCCGGGCCCGGAGCGAGGTCGGCGGCGCGCAGGAAGTGGACCTGATGGTGGACGGCGGCTACCGCCCCGACCGCATCGTGGTGCGCGCGGGCGTGCCGGTGAAGCTCAACGTCCTGCGCACGGACCGCTCCGCGTGCTCGGAGCAGATCGTGCTCGGCGACCTCGGCGTCTCGCGCACGCTGCCCACCGGGCGCGTGGTGACCATTGACCTGCCCGCGCTCACGCCCGGCGCGTACGACTTCACCTGCGGCATGAGCATGCTGCGCGGCCGCCTCATCGCAGAGGTTTGA
- a CDS encoding heavy-metal-associated domain-containing protein — translation MNPNDETLLKVEGMSCRSCVSHINTALRKVEGVQDVNVRFEQRQVLVKHDAATANVNILIEALRDAGYESAPTA, via the coding sequence ATGAACCCGAATGATGAGACCCTCCTGAAGGTCGAGGGAATGTCCTGCCGGTCCTGCGTCAGCCACATCAACACCGCGCTGCGGAAAGTCGAAGGCGTGCAGGACGTCAACGTGCGGTTCGAGCAACGCCAGGTTCTCGTGAAACACGACGCCGCGACCGCGAACGTCAACATCCTCATCGAGGCGCTCCGCGACGCCGGGTACGAATCCGCCCCCACCGCATGA
- a CDS encoding heavy metal translocating P-type ATPase: MNAVEAASSRSPAGALERMDLAVSGMTCAACARRVERTLSEVEGVQECSVNFATRRASVLFDARATSVSALADAVADAGYRAEVPQASTAEETDAAEERGLRRRLAVAVLFGLPVVVLAMSHGALDFTGSIWVQLGLTVPVMAYSGGPIFRAAWAALRHRSADMNVLVALGTGAAFIFSVVATVWPTFMVTGDHGGHGGHGAAPPIYFEAAAAVIAFVLLGRFLESRARTRAGDAIRRLQALAPSIATVLENGVEREVPLAEVRVGDRVVVRPGQSIPVDGSVVDGASSVDESMLTGESLPVEKAAGAEVFAGTMNGTGRLVFRAAKVGSDTALQQIVQVVERAQGTKAPIARLADVVSGVFTPVVLLIAIATFAAWFVLAPEETRLTMALLNAVAVLVIACPCALGLATPAALMVGMGRGAQLGVLVKSAASLEGASRIDTVVLDKTGTLTQGRPAVVRVLTASGMTEEEVLTLAAAAESASEHPLARAVVSEASNRGLKVGTPESFTATPGHGVEAEVGGRKVLVGSRRMLDGRGVSGSEDAERVLTTDGQTPVLIAVDGRWVGAIGIADPEREEAATVVQSLRSMGLHVVMLTGDHEGPAARVARALGIDRVFAGVLPSGKAHVVRTLQAEGRRVAMVGDGINDAPALAEADLGVAMGTGTDVARDAAGVALLRSDLRGLPAALGLARTTMRVIRQNLFWAFLYNVLGIPVAAGLLYGLTGWLLSPMLASVAMSLSSVSVLLNSLRLRRLRLPAPQAA, encoded by the coding sequence ATGAATGCCGTTGAAGCAGCCTCGTCCCGGTCTCCCGCGGGCGCCCTGGAGCGGATGGACCTCGCCGTGTCGGGTATGACGTGCGCCGCATGCGCGCGCCGCGTGGAACGCACTCTGAGCGAGGTGGAGGGGGTCCAGGAGTGCAGCGTCAACTTCGCCACCCGCCGTGCCAGCGTACTCTTCGATGCTCGGGCTACGTCCGTCAGTGCACTGGCCGATGCGGTGGCCGACGCCGGCTATCGCGCTGAGGTGCCGCAGGCTTCCACCGCCGAAGAGACGGACGCCGCGGAGGAGCGAGGGCTCCGGCGCCGGCTCGCCGTGGCCGTGCTCTTCGGCTTGCCGGTGGTCGTGCTGGCCATGTCCCACGGAGCGCTCGACTTCACCGGTTCCATCTGGGTGCAGCTCGGCCTGACGGTGCCAGTCATGGCGTACAGCGGTGGTCCCATCTTCCGGGCGGCGTGGGCCGCGTTGCGGCACAGGTCGGCCGACATGAACGTCCTGGTGGCGCTCGGGACCGGCGCGGCTTTCATTTTCTCGGTGGTGGCCACCGTGTGGCCGACATTCATGGTCACCGGGGACCACGGAGGTCATGGTGGGCACGGAGCCGCACCCCCCATCTACTTCGAGGCGGCGGCCGCGGTGATTGCCTTCGTACTGCTCGGCCGCTTCCTGGAGTCGCGAGCACGCACCCGGGCAGGGGATGCCATCCGGCGGCTTCAGGCGTTGGCCCCTTCCATCGCCACCGTGCTGGAGAATGGCGTCGAGCGAGAGGTTCCTCTCGCCGAGGTGCGGGTGGGGGACCGTGTGGTGGTGCGTCCGGGGCAGTCCATCCCCGTCGATGGCTCCGTCGTGGACGGGGCCTCCTCGGTGGACGAATCCATGCTCACGGGGGAAAGCCTGCCGGTGGAGAAGGCCGCGGGCGCGGAGGTCTTCGCCGGGACGATGAACGGCACGGGCCGCCTGGTCTTCCGCGCGGCCAAGGTGGGGAGTGACACCGCGCTCCAGCAGATTGTCCAGGTGGTGGAGCGGGCCCAGGGCACCAAGGCGCCCATCGCGCGCCTCGCGGACGTGGTGAGCGGCGTCTTCACTCCGGTGGTGCTGCTCATCGCCATCGCCACGTTCGCGGCCTGGTTCGTCTTGGCCCCCGAGGAGACGCGCCTGACGATGGCCCTGCTCAACGCGGTGGCCGTGCTGGTCATCGCTTGCCCGTGCGCCCTGGGCCTGGCCACGCCTGCGGCGCTCATGGTGGGGATGGGGCGGGGTGCGCAGCTCGGAGTGCTGGTGAAGAGCGCCGCTTCGTTGGAAGGCGCGAGCCGTATCGACACCGTGGTGCTCGACAAGACGGGCACGCTGACCCAGGGGCGCCCGGCGGTGGTCCGCGTCCTCACCGCGAGCGGCATGACGGAGGAGGAAGTGCTGACCCTCGCCGCCGCCGCCGAATCGGCGAGCGAGCACCCGCTGGCCCGTGCCGTCGTGTCCGAGGCCTCCAACCGGGGCCTGAAGGTCGGAACGCCCGAGTCGTTCACCGCCACTCCGGGACATGGCGTGGAAGCCGAGGTTGGCGGGCGCAAGGTGCTCGTGGGCAGTCGTCGGATGCTGGACGGACGGGGCGTGTCCGGGAGCGAGGACGCCGAGCGTGTGCTCACGACGGACGGGCAGACGCCCGTGCTCATCGCGGTGGACGGGCGCTGGGTAGGCGCCATCGGCATCGCGGATCCAGAGCGGGAGGAGGCCGCCACGGTGGTCCAATCCCTGCGGAGCATGGGGCTGCACGTGGTGATGCTCACGGGCGACCATGAGGGACCGGCCGCACGGGTGGCGCGCGCGCTCGGCATCGACCGGGTCTTCGCCGGTGTACTGCCGTCCGGCAAGGCGCACGTGGTGCGTACGCTCCAGGCGGAGGGACGGCGCGTGGCCATGGTGGGGGATGGCATCAACGACGCGCCGGCCCTGGCGGAGGCGGACCTCGGAGTTGCCATGGGGACGGGGACGGACGTGGCCCGGGATGCCGCGGGCGTCGCGCTGCTTCGCTCCGATTTGCGAGGACTGCCGGCCGCACTCGGGCTGGCTCGCACCACGATGCGGGTCATCCGACAGAACCTGTTCTGGGCCTTCCTCTACAACGTGCTTGGCATCCCGGTAGCGGCGGGGTTGCTCTACGGCCTGACAGGCTGGCTGTTGTCACCAATGCTGGCGAGCGTGGCCATGTCCCTGTCGAGTGTGTCGGTGCTGCTCAACAGCCTGCGTCTGCGGCGCCTGCGCCTGCCAGCGCCCCAGGCGGCCTGA
- a CDS encoding cupredoxin domain-containing protein: protein MKKSLMGLLAALPLIAAAPAVACDEHAKHGEHASHGEHAKHGDHSALGGTAKKAAAPAQKPASAPATRNGVQTVDLTVTPKGFEPSDVKVKAGQPVRLVVTRKTAKTCATEIVMADLGINKPLPMDTPVTVEFTPSKSGTLRYACAMDHISGLVTIQ, encoded by the coding sequence ATGAAGAAGAGCCTGATGGGACTCCTTGCTGCACTCCCCCTGATTGCCGCGGCCCCCGCGGTCGCGTGTGACGAGCACGCCAAGCACGGCGAGCACGCCAGCCACGGCGAGCACGCCAAGCACGGCGATCATTCCGCGCTCGGAGGCACGGCCAAGAAGGCCGCTGCGCCCGCACAGAAGCCCGCCTCGGCCCCGGCCACCAGGAATGGCGTCCAGACCGTGGACCTCACGGTGACCCCCAAGGGCTTCGAGCCCTCGGACGTGAAGGTGAAGGCGGGGCAGCCCGTCCGCCTCGTGGTCACGCGCAAGACGGCCAAGACGTGCGCCACGGAAATCGTCATGGCCGACCTGGGCATCAACAAGCCGCTCCCCATGGACACGCCGGTGACCGTGGAGTTCACCCCCAGCAAGTCGGGCACGCTGCGCTACGCCTGCGCGATGGACCACATCAGCGGGCTCGTCACCATCCAGTAG
- a CDS encoding multicopper oxidase family protein, with amino-acid sequence MDRRQFIQLGALAGGTLVASQALAQGQSHAVPSAPVSARARTPSIVAPGGQVAVTTPNGSTLPWRKVGGVKVGHLVAMPVKHTFAPGLEVEAWGYNGSTPGPTIEAVEGERLRIYVTNRLPEPTTVHWHGLIIPNGMDGVSGLNQRPIAPGETFAYEFTLNQPGTYMYHPHYDEMTQMALGMMGMFIVHPKRPRGPKVVRDFALMTHEWKVLPGMRRPDPNAMSDFNVLTFNSKAFPATEPLVIGRRERVRIRLGNLSAMDHHPIHLHGLSFEMTGTDGGFVPESARYPETSILVPVGSTRVIEFVADEPGDWAMHCHMTHHVMNQMGHAGPVTLGADARAIDRRVQALVPGYMTMGQDGMGGMEEMGMPMPANSIPMKGGKGPFGPIDMGGMFTLLKVRENPDTEDGSGWYVHPKGTVAEKADPVRMDADGINPDVRFG; translated from the coding sequence ATGGACCGCAGACAGTTCATTCAGCTCGGCGCGCTCGCTGGGGGCACGCTGGTCGCAAGCCAAGCCCTCGCGCAAGGACAGTCCCACGCCGTGCCTTCCGCTCCCGTCAGCGCACGCGCCAGGACGCCGAGCATCGTCGCTCCGGGCGGGCAGGTGGCCGTCACCACGCCCAACGGCTCCACGCTACCCTGGAGGAAGGTGGGGGGCGTGAAGGTGGGCCACCTGGTGGCCATGCCTGTGAAGCACACCTTCGCCCCTGGGCTGGAGGTGGAAGCGTGGGGCTACAACGGCTCGACGCCAGGGCCCACCATCGAGGCGGTGGAGGGAGAGCGCCTTCGCATCTACGTCACCAACCGGCTGCCTGAGCCGACCACCGTGCACTGGCACGGGCTCATCATTCCCAATGGCATGGATGGCGTGTCCGGGCTGAACCAGCGCCCCATCGCCCCCGGAGAAACGTTCGCCTACGAGTTCACGCTGAACCAGCCGGGCACGTACATGTATCACCCGCACTACGACGAGATGACCCAGATGGCGCTGGGGATGATGGGCATGTTCATCGTCCATCCGAAGCGTCCGCGCGGCCCGAAGGTGGTCCGCGACTTCGCGCTGATGACGCACGAGTGGAAGGTGCTTCCAGGCATGCGCCGGCCGGACCCCAACGCGATGAGCGACTTCAATGTCCTCACGTTCAACTCCAAGGCCTTCCCGGCCACCGAGCCGCTCGTCATCGGACGCAGGGAGCGGGTGCGCATCCGCCTGGGGAATCTGTCCGCCATGGACCACCACCCCATTCACCTGCATGGCCTGTCCTTCGAAATGACGGGGACGGATGGGGGCTTCGTCCCCGAGTCCGCCCGCTACCCGGAGACTTCGATCCTGGTGCCGGTGGGGAGCACCCGGGTCATCGAGTTCGTCGCGGACGAACCGGGTGACTGGGCCATGCACTGCCACATGACCCACCACGTGATGAACCAGATGGGACACGCGGGTCCGGTGACGCTGGGCGCTGACGCACGGGCCATCGACCGGCGGGTGCAGGCGCTGGTGCCGGGGTACATGACGATGGGGCAGGATGGCATGGGCGGCATGGAAGAGATGGGCATGCCAATGCCGGCCAACAGCATTCCCATGAAGGGCGGAAAGGGGCCCTTCGGCCCCATCGACATGGGCGGCATGTTCACGCTCCTCAAGGTGCGCGAGAACCCGGACACCGAGGATGGGAGCGGCTGGTACGTGCACCCGAAGGGGACGGTGGCGGAAAAGGCCGACCCGGTGCGCATGGACGCGGACGGCATCAATCCGGACGTGCGCTTTGGTTGA
- a CDS encoding RNA polymerase sigma factor, whose product MSDMNQGAGAESDGVVRPLSADVISSLVENHREFLRFLERRVGSRAVAEDILQDAFVRGMGKAETLREDESLTAWFYSVLRNAVIDHYRRRGTTERALASLASELEEGHAPEAELAQAVCQCVGRLAGTLKPEYAEALRRVEVEGVSVPAFALEAGITSNNAAVRLHRARKALKKQLEVSCGTCASHGCLDCTCATQGAEKKAGGCGSAKA is encoded by the coding sequence ATGAGCGACATGAATCAGGGAGCGGGTGCGGAGAGCGATGGCGTGGTGCGGCCCCTGTCCGCCGACGTCATTTCCAGTCTGGTGGAGAACCACCGGGAGTTCTTGCGCTTCCTCGAGCGTCGGGTTGGGAGCCGCGCGGTGGCGGAAGACATCCTTCAGGATGCGTTCGTCCGTGGCATGGGCAAGGCGGAGACGCTCCGCGAAGATGAGTCGCTGACGGCATGGTTCTACAGCGTGCTGCGCAACGCGGTCATCGACCATTACCGGCGTCGTGGCACGACGGAGCGCGCGCTGGCTTCGCTGGCCAGCGAGCTCGAGGAGGGCCATGCGCCGGAAGCGGAACTGGCGCAGGCTGTTTGCCAGTGCGTGGGCCGGCTGGCCGGCACCCTCAAGCCCGAGTATGCCGAGGCGCTGCGGCGTGTGGAGGTGGAGGGCGTCAGCGTCCCGGCTTTCGCCCTGGAGGCGGGCATCACGTCCAACAACGCGGCGGTGCGACTGCACCGTGCTCGCAAGGCGCTCAAGAAACAGTTGGAGGTTTCGTGCGGTACGTGCGCCTCGCACGGCTGTCTGGACTGCACGTGCGCGACGCAGGGCGCCGAGAAGAAGGCCGGGGGCTGCGGGAGCGCGAAGGCATGA
- a CDS encoding arylsulfatase has product MARKSGKGKTSEEQQGGDGQSAAVSGGMKTYHEGERFPGRIGRTWEESEPAFPVPPEAPKGAPNILYIILDDVGYGACDTFGGLVETPNITRLAGNGLRYTNFHTTALCSPTRACLLTGRNHHSVGMANITELATGFPGYDARQKPDKAAIGAMLHQHGYASFALGKWHNTPSEESGPSGPFDRWPDGPLFGFDRFYGFMGGDNNQWYPKLYAGREAIDPPRLPQEGYHLSEDLADKTVDFISNHASLTPEKPWLAYLAFGACHAPHHVWPEWIEKYRGKFDMGWDRYREQVLARQKQLGVIPANAALAPMLEGVPRWDDLSDDQKRLFARMAEVYAAFLSHADAQIGRVVEYLERSGQLDNTLLFVFIGDNGCSGEGTNSGLFNEGALGTERPETVETLEGNLQRIDRLGQPGSYNHFPVGWALAMNAPFKLCKQYTHFGGTRNPLVVHWPKGIQARGEIRTQFHHVIDIVPTILKAARIEAPAVVNSVSQAPMEGVPMNYSFDDADAPTHHPTQYFEMLGNRAIVNGKWKAVTYHGRKPWENHAAWSFDEDHWEVYDLEKDPTECHDLMAQRDLSKQDDPAVKRMIHLVGLWWAEAGRYNVLPLDDRFQERLLGRAELAKKRTRFTFGLGAVRIPEAAAPDTKNRSWAMTAEIEIPEQGAEGPIVVMGGDTAGWSLYLKGGVPTFCYNFAAVEYTYIRAQQKIGPGRHTLRFEFEIQPEHRTDTGKPVIYGAGGMGRLAVDGKWVAEGRIPQTMAFMYSLDETFDVGCDKGAPVTDEYEPLAAFTGKVVEVTVDLHPETALEPARHTDAQVTQAMARQ; this is encoded by the coding sequence ATGGCGCGGAAGAGTGGCAAGGGGAAGACGTCCGAGGAGCAGCAGGGCGGCGACGGGCAGTCGGCGGCGGTCTCCGGTGGAATGAAGACGTACCACGAAGGGGAGCGTTTCCCCGGCCGCATTGGCAGGACGTGGGAGGAGTCCGAGCCGGCCTTCCCCGTGCCTCCCGAGGCGCCGAAGGGGGCGCCGAACATCCTGTACATCATCCTCGACGACGTCGGTTACGGGGCGTGTGACACGTTCGGCGGCCTGGTCGAGACGCCGAACATCACGCGGCTCGCCGGCAACGGTCTCCGGTACACCAACTTCCACACGACGGCCCTCTGCTCACCGACGCGCGCGTGCCTCTTGACGGGGCGCAACCACCACTCGGTTGGCATGGCCAACATCACCGAGCTCGCAACCGGCTTCCCTGGCTACGACGCGCGCCAGAAGCCGGACAAGGCCGCCATTGGCGCGATGCTCCACCAGCACGGCTACGCGTCGTTCGCGCTCGGCAAGTGGCACAACACGCCGTCGGAGGAGTCCGGCCCCTCGGGCCCGTTCGACCGGTGGCCCGACGGGCCGCTCTTCGGGTTCGACCGCTTCTACGGCTTCATGGGCGGTGACAACAACCAGTGGTACCCGAAGCTCTACGCGGGGCGCGAGGCCATCGACCCTCCGCGCCTGCCGCAGGAGGGCTACCACCTGTCGGAGGACCTCGCCGACAAGACGGTCGATTTCATCTCGAACCATGCGTCGTTGACGCCCGAGAAGCCGTGGCTCGCCTACCTCGCGTTCGGCGCCTGCCACGCTCCGCACCACGTCTGGCCAGAGTGGATTGAGAAGTACCGTGGCAAGTTCGACATGGGGTGGGACCGCTACCGCGAGCAGGTGCTGGCGCGGCAGAAGCAGTTGGGCGTCATTCCGGCCAACGCCGCACTCGCGCCCATGCTCGAAGGCGTGCCCAGGTGGGATGATTTGTCGGACGACCAGAAGCGGCTCTTCGCGCGGATGGCCGAGGTCTACGCCGCCTTCCTGTCGCACGCGGACGCGCAGATTGGGCGCGTCGTCGAGTACTTGGAGCGGTCGGGCCAGCTCGACAACACGTTGCTCTTCGTGTTCATCGGCGACAACGGCTGCTCCGGCGAAGGCACGAACTCGGGCCTCTTCAACGAGGGCGCGCTCGGCACGGAGCGCCCCGAGACGGTCGAGACTCTGGAGGGGAACCTCCAGCGCATCGACAGGCTCGGGCAGCCGGGCTCCTATAACCACTTCCCGGTGGGGTGGGCACTGGCGATGAATGCACCGTTCAAGCTCTGCAAGCAGTACACGCACTTCGGCGGGACGCGGAATCCCCTCGTGGTGCACTGGCCCAAGGGCATCCAGGCCCGAGGTGAAATCAGGACGCAGTTCCACCACGTCATCGACATCGTCCCCACCATCCTGAAGGCCGCCAGGATTGAGGCGCCCGCCGTCGTCAACTCCGTCTCCCAGGCGCCGATGGAAGGCGTGCCGATGAATTACTCGTTCGACGACGCGGACGCGCCCACTCATCACCCGACGCAATACTTCGAGATGCTGGGCAACCGCGCCATCGTCAACGGGAAGTGGAAGGCCGTCACCTACCACGGTCGCAAGCCGTGGGAGAACCATGCGGCCTGGTCCTTCGACGAGGATCACTGGGAGGTCTACGACCTCGAGAAAGACCCGACCGAGTGTCATGACCTCATGGCGCAGCGGGATTTGTCGAAGCAAGATGACCCGGCCGTGAAGCGGATGATTCATCTGGTCGGCCTGTGGTGGGCCGAGGCCGGCCGCTACAACGTGCTCCCGCTCGATGACCGGTTCCAGGAGCGCCTGCTGGGGAGGGCCGAGCTGGCCAAGAAACGGACGCGGTTCACGTTCGGGCTGGGGGCGGTACGGATTCCCGAGGCCGCGGCGCCCGACACGAAAAACCGCTCGTGGGCCATGACCGCCGAGATTGAAATCCCCGAGCAGGGCGCCGAAGGTCCCATCGTCGTGATGGGCGGAGACACCGCCGGGTGGTCCCTCTACCTGAAAGGCGGCGTCCCCACGTTTTGCTACAACTTCGCCGCTGTCGAATACACATACATCCGTGCGCAGCAGAAGATCGGTCCGGGCCGCCACACGCTCCGCTTCGAGTTCGAAATCCAGCCCGAGCATCGAACCGACACGGGCAAGCCCGTCATTTACGGCGCCGGAGGCATGGGCCGCCTCGCGGTGGACGGCAAGTGGGTCGCCGAGGGCAGGATTCCGCAGACGATGGCGTTCATGTACAGCCTCGACGAGACGTTCGACGTCGGCTGCGACAAGGGAGCGCCCGTGACCGACGAGTATGAGCCGCTCGCGGCCTTTACGGGCAAGGTCGTCGAAGTCACCGTGGACTTGCACCCGGAGACAGCGTTGGAGCCAGCACGCCACACGGATGCTCAGGTCACCCAGGCGATGGCCCGGCAGTGA